The following coding sequences lie in one Oryza brachyantha chromosome 10, ObraRS2, whole genome shotgun sequence genomic window:
- the LOC102708649 gene encoding uncharacterized protein LOC102708649 isoform X1, whose protein sequence is MVGQCLCDLVISREFKASTWLQNMDLSPFKLDIDELLADYSEANYTAFADFKRLWIAKKFSYIYEGGPKTNSGAFMQSLFLHCIGHMTSQSCLPQRLAGLYCLYCLYESQPYKPHFKIYLSLEELKKLKDFIVEAKQNGMDVVPALVKRMLDKGMILFGFINLLGDTGAKQVNELTASQNKRVKFACDKLFMNTQIESYMHMDLGLELELDKIKKSSMDYAKAKELAFTEASQIIDVEDAQHIVQNEKLLGDRVEEVVKEWDAQKETFYEKTGIRHNELAVFDHDESAELPHETDDFEEIRQLLLE, encoded by the exons ATGGTAGGGCAATGTCTTTGTGACTTGGTGATCAGTAGAGAATTCAAG GCTTCGACTTGGCTGCAAAATATGGATCTATCTCCATTCAAGCTGGATATCGATGAGCTACTAGCTGATTATTCTGAG GCAAATTACACAGCATTTGCTGATTTCAAGAGATTGTGGATTGCAaagaaattttcttatatctaTGAAGGTGGGCCTAAGACAAACTCTGGCGCTTTCATGCAGTCCCTCTTTTTGCATTGTATTG GTCATATGACTTCTCAGAGTTGCCTGCCTCAAAGATTGGCTGGCCTTTACTGCCTTTACTGTCTTTACGAATCCCAACCATACAAACCACATTTCAAGATTTATTTGTCTCTCG AGGAGTTAAAGAAACTCAAAGATTTCATTGTTGAGGCTAAGCAAAACGGGATGGATGTTGTACCAGCACTCGTCAAAAGAATGCTGGACAAAGGCATGATTTTGTTTGGGTTCATCAATTTACTTGGTGACACAGGGGCGAAACAGGTCAATGAATTAACTGCATCTCAGAATAAAAGAGTGAAATTTGCATGTGACAA GTTATTTATGAATACTCAAATAGAGAGTTATATGCACATGGATCTG GGTTTGGAGCTTGAACTTGATAAGATCAAGAAATCATCAATGGACTATGCCAAAGCCAAGGAATTGGCATTTACAG AGGCAAGCCAAATTATTGATGTTGAAGATGCTCAGCACATTGTGCAAAATGAGAAACTGTTGGGTGATAGGGTAGAGGAAGTTGTCAAGGAATGGGATGCACAGAAGGAAACCTTCTATGAGAAGACGGGAATACGTCACAATGAACTGGCTGTATTTGATCACGATGAATCAGCTGAACTCCCTCATGAAACCGATGACTTCGAGGAGATAAGACAGCTGTTGCTAGAGTGA
- the LOC102702502 gene encoding WAT1-related protein At3g02690, chloroplastic has protein sequence MWPAAASLRLLVLPPLPPSRTHRHRRAAAQVLARSGRGVRRPGLAAAARRETPPSPADAVDCVGTGTDVECYVDDGPGAGAGAEPRRRETPPSQPDAVDCVGTGTDVECFVDGADPGAGKSEPLLARVSKEEEEGAGVEEEGGVSAAAVLAAREWWEWASLVSPFFFWGTAMVAMKGVIPKTGPFFVAALRLLPAGALLVAFATARGRKQPSGWAAWVAVAAFGLVDAACFQGFLAEGLQKTSAGLGSVIIDSQPLTVAILAALLFGESIGAVGVGGLVLGVVGLLLLEVPALSVEGNDTAIWGSGEWWMFLSAQSMAVGTIMVRWVSKYSDPIMATGWHMIIGGVPLLVISVLNHDPALNGHLQELTLNDVLALLYTSIFGSAISYGVYFYNATRGSLTTLSSLTFLTPMFASIFGFLYLGETFSPVQLGGALLTLVAIYMVNYKSIVGEK, from the exons ATgtggcccgccgccgcgtccctcCGCCTGCTCGTCCtcccgccgctccctccttcGAGGACGCACCGACACCGCCGAGCGGCAGCCCAGGTGCTCGCGCGCAGTGGCCGCGGCGTGCGCCGACCAGGgctcgcggccgccgcgcgccgcgagACGCCGCCCTCCCCCGCGGACGCGGTCGACTGCGTCGGAACGGGCACCGACGTCGAGTGCTACGTCGACGACGGCCcaggcgcgggcgcgggcgccgaaccccgccgccgcgagacGCCGCCCTCCCAGCCGGACGCGGTCGACTGCGTCGGCACGGGCACCGACGTCGAGTGCTTCGTCGACGGCGCAGACCCGGGCGCAGGCAAATCGGAACCCCTCCTCGCGCGGGTctccaaggaggaggaggagggcgcgggagtggaggaggagggtggtgtctcggcggcggcggtgctcgcGGCGAGGGAGTGGTGGGAGTGGGCGTCGCTGGTCTCGCCCTTCTTCTTCTGGGGCACGGCCATGGTGGCCATGAAGGGGGTCATCCCCAAGACGGGGCCCTtcttcgtcgccgcgctccgcctcctccccgccggcgcgcTGCTCGTCGCCTTCGCCACCGCGCGCGGCAGGAAGCAGCCTTCCGGATGGGCGGCTTGggtggccgtcgccgccttcggcctcgtcgacgccgcctgCTTCCAG GGATTTCTCGCAGAGGGATTGCAGAAGACATCAGCCGGGCTTGGAAGC GTTATCATTGATTCCCAGCCATTGACGGTAGCTATCCTTGCAGCACTGCTCTTTGGAGAATCGATCGGTGCAGTAGGAGTCGGAGGGCTCGTGCTGGGTGTCGTCGGTCTTTTGCTTCTCGAG GTTCCAGCACTATCAGTTGAAGGAAATGACACAGCAATCTGGGGAAGTGGGGAATGGTGGATGTTCCTCTCGGCCCAAAGCATGGCTGTCGGAACTATCATGGTCCGTTGGGTGTCAAAGTATTCTGATCCAATCATGGCAACAGGATGG CACATGATAATTGGTGGCGTACCTTTGTTGGTTATATCTGTTCTCAATCATGATCCTGCTCTGAATGGGCACCTTCAAGAACTTACATTGAACGATGTATTAGCACTTCTCTATACATCTATATTTGGCAGTGCTATCAGCTATGGTGTGTACTTCTACAATGCTACAAGAG GTAGCTTGACCACACTTAGTTCTCTCACTTTCTTAACTCCTATGTTTGCTTCTATTTTTGG GTTCCTCTATCTTGGAGAGACCTTCTCACCTGTACAGCTTGGTGGCGCACTTCTAACATTGGTCGCCATCTATATGGTTAACTACAAAAGCATCGTAGGCGAGAAGTAA
- the LOC102708649 gene encoding uncharacterized protein LOC102708649 isoform X3: protein MDLSPFKLDIDELLADYSEANYTAFADFKRLWIAKKFSYIYEGGPKTNSGAFMQSLFLHCIGHMTSQSCLPQRLAGLYCLYCLYESQPYKPHFKIYLSLEELKKLKDFIVEAKQNGMDVVPALVKRMLDKGMILFGFINLLGDTGAKQVNELTASQNKRVKFACDKLFMNTQIESYMHMDLGLELELDKIKKSSMDYAKAKELAFTEASQIIDVEDAQHIVQNEKLLGDRVEEVVKEWDAQKETFYEKTGIRHNELAVFDHDESAELPHETDDFEEIRQLLLE, encoded by the exons ATGGATCTATCTCCATTCAAGCTGGATATCGATGAGCTACTAGCTGATTATTCTGAG GCAAATTACACAGCATTTGCTGATTTCAAGAGATTGTGGATTGCAaagaaattttcttatatctaTGAAGGTGGGCCTAAGACAAACTCTGGCGCTTTCATGCAGTCCCTCTTTTTGCATTGTATTG GTCATATGACTTCTCAGAGTTGCCTGCCTCAAAGATTGGCTGGCCTTTACTGCCTTTACTGTCTTTACGAATCCCAACCATACAAACCACATTTCAAGATTTATTTGTCTCTCG AGGAGTTAAAGAAACTCAAAGATTTCATTGTTGAGGCTAAGCAAAACGGGATGGATGTTGTACCAGCACTCGTCAAAAGAATGCTGGACAAAGGCATGATTTTGTTTGGGTTCATCAATTTACTTGGTGACACAGGGGCGAAACAGGTCAATGAATTAACTGCATCTCAGAATAAAAGAGTGAAATTTGCATGTGACAA GTTATTTATGAATACTCAAATAGAGAGTTATATGCACATGGATCTG GGTTTGGAGCTTGAACTTGATAAGATCAAGAAATCATCAATGGACTATGCCAAAGCCAAGGAATTGGCATTTACAG AGGCAAGCCAAATTATTGATGTTGAAGATGCTCAGCACATTGTGCAAAATGAGAAACTGTTGGGTGATAGGGTAGAGGAAGTTGTCAAGGAATGGGATGCACAGAAGGAAACCTTCTATGAGAAGACGGGAATACGTCACAATGAACTGGCTGTATTTGATCACGATGAATCAGCTGAACTCCCTCATGAAACCGATGACTTCGAGGAGATAAGACAGCTGTTGCTAGAGTGA
- the LOC102708649 gene encoding uncharacterized protein LOC102708649 isoform X2, producing the protein MVGQCLCDLVISREFKASTWLQNMDLSPFKLDIDELLADYSEANYTAFADFKRLWIAKKFSYIYEGHMTSQSCLPQRLAGLYCLYCLYESQPYKPHFKIYLSLEELKKLKDFIVEAKQNGMDVVPALVKRMLDKGMILFGFINLLGDTGAKQVNELTASQNKRVKFACDKLFMNTQIESYMHMDLGLELELDKIKKSSMDYAKAKELAFTEASQIIDVEDAQHIVQNEKLLGDRVEEVVKEWDAQKETFYEKTGIRHNELAVFDHDESAELPHETDDFEEIRQLLLE; encoded by the exons ATGGTAGGGCAATGTCTTTGTGACTTGGTGATCAGTAGAGAATTCAAG GCTTCGACTTGGCTGCAAAATATGGATCTATCTCCATTCAAGCTGGATATCGATGAGCTACTAGCTGATTATTCTGAG GCAAATTACACAGCATTTGCTGATTTCAAGAGATTGTGGATTGCAaagaaattttcttatatctaTGAAG GTCATATGACTTCTCAGAGTTGCCTGCCTCAAAGATTGGCTGGCCTTTACTGCCTTTACTGTCTTTACGAATCCCAACCATACAAACCACATTTCAAGATTTATTTGTCTCTCG AGGAGTTAAAGAAACTCAAAGATTTCATTGTTGAGGCTAAGCAAAACGGGATGGATGTTGTACCAGCACTCGTCAAAAGAATGCTGGACAAAGGCATGATTTTGTTTGGGTTCATCAATTTACTTGGTGACACAGGGGCGAAACAGGTCAATGAATTAACTGCATCTCAGAATAAAAGAGTGAAATTTGCATGTGACAA GTTATTTATGAATACTCAAATAGAGAGTTATATGCACATGGATCTG GGTTTGGAGCTTGAACTTGATAAGATCAAGAAATCATCAATGGACTATGCCAAAGCCAAGGAATTGGCATTTACAG AGGCAAGCCAAATTATTGATGTTGAAGATGCTCAGCACATTGTGCAAAATGAGAAACTGTTGGGTGATAGGGTAGAGGAAGTTGTCAAGGAATGGGATGCACAGAAGGAAACCTTCTATGAGAAGACGGGAATACGTCACAATGAACTGGCTGTATTTGATCACGATGAATCAGCTGAACTCCCTCATGAAACCGATGACTTCGAGGAGATAAGACAGCTGTTGCTAGAGTGA
- the LOC102708369 gene encoding alpha-galactosidase, which produces MARASTSLLPLLLLLVAVALLPEADAAGNFTAESRGARWRSRRARRRAFENGLGRTPQMGWNSWNHFYCGINEQIIRETADALVNTGLAKLGYHYVNIDDCWAEYNRDSQGNFVPNRQTFPSGIKALADYVHAKGLKLGIYSDAGSLTCSNKMPGSLDHEEQDVKTFSSWGVDYLKYDNCNDAGRTIMERYTRMSNAMKTYGKNIFFSLCEWGKENPATWAGRMGNSWRTTGDIADNWDSMTSRADQNDQWAAYAGPGGWNDPDMLEVGNGGMSEAEYRSHFSIWALAKAPLLIGCDVRSMSQQTKDILSNSEVIAVNQDRLGVQGKKVQSDNGLEVWAGPLSDNRKAIVLWNRQPYQATITAHWSNIGLAPSVVATARDLWAHSSFAAQGQISASVAPHDCKMYILTPN; this is translated from the exons atggcgcgcgcctcgacctcgctgctccccctcctcctcctgctagTGGCCGTCGCGCTCCTCCCCGAGGCCGACGCGGCGGGGAACTTCACCGCCGAGTCCCgcggcgcgcggtggcggtcccgccgcgcgcggcgccgcgccttCGAGAACGGCCTCGGCCGCACGCCGCAGATGGG GTGGAACAGCTGGAACCACTTCTACTGCGGGATCAACGAGCAGATCATCAGGGAGACAG CTGATGCATTGGTCAACACTGGTCTGGCAAAATTGGGATACCATTATGTTAATATAG ATGATTGCTGGGCAGAATATAACAGGGACTCCCAG GGTAATTTCGTTCCAAATAGACAGACATTCCCCTCTGGCATCAAGGCACTTGCAGATTATGTGCATGCAAAAGGGCTGAAGCTTGGTATCTACAGTGATGCTGG GTCACTCACTTGCAGCAACAAAATGCCAGGATCACTTGATCATGAAGAACAAGATGTCAAGACCTTCTCGTCTTGG GGAGTTGATTATCTAAAGTATGACAACTGCAACGATGCTGGCAGGACTATCATGGAAAG ATACACTAGAATGAGCAATGCCATGAAAACTTACGGAAAGAATATCTTCTTCTCACTCTGTGAATG gggaaaagaaaatcctGCTACGTGGGCAGGCCGCATGGGTAATAGCTGGAGAACAACCGGTGACATCGCTGACAACTGGGACAG CATGACATCTCGTGCGGACCAAAACGACCAATGGGCTGCCTATGCCGGACCTGGTGGATGGAATG ATCCTGACATGCTCGAAGTGGGTAATGGTGGGATGTCTGAAGCTGAGTACCGCTCACACTTCAGTATCTGGGCGCTAGCAAAG GCTCCTCTTTTGATCGGATGCGATGTGCGCTCCATGAGCCAGCAGACGAAGGATATACTCAGCAACTCGGAGGTCATCGCTGTCAACCAAG ATAGGCTAGGTGTCCAAGGAAAGAAAGTACAATCTGACAATGGACTGGAG GTTTGGGCTGGACCTCTCAGCGACAACAGGAAGGCCATCGTCCTCTGGAACAGGCAGCCATACCAGGCAACCATCACTGCACACTGGTCGAACATTGGGCTCGCTCCGTCAGTTGTCGCCACTGCTCGTGATCTATGGGCG CACTCCTCATTCGCAGCTCAGGGACAAATATCAGCCTCGGTGGCGCCTCATGACTGCAAGATGTACATCTTGACACCAAACTAA